From the genome of Falco cherrug isolate bFalChe1 chromosome 14, bFalChe1.pri, whole genome shotgun sequence, one region includes:
- the NFAT5 gene encoding nuclear factor of activated T-cells 5 isoform X5 translates to MGGACSSFTTSSSPTIYSTSVTDSKAMQVESCSSAVGVSTRGVSEKQLTSNTVQQQQSTPKRHTVLYISPPPEDLLDNSRMSCQDEGCGLESEQSCSMWMEDSPSNFSNMSTSSYNDNTEVPRKSRKRNPKQRPGIKRRDCEESNMDIFDADSAKAPHYVLSQLSTDSKGNSKAGNGASENQKGAGGKKTPMLCGQYPTKSEGKELKIVVQPETQHRARYLTEGSRGSVKDRTQQGFPTVKLEGHNEPVVLQVFVGNDSGRVKPHGFYQACRVTGRNTTPCKEVDIEGTTVIEVGLDPSNNMTLAVDCVGILKLRNADVEARIGIAGSKKKSTRARLVFRVNITRKDGSTLTLQTPSSPILCTQPAGVPEILKKSLHSCSVKGEEEVFLIGKNFLKGTKVIFQENVSDENSWKAEAEIDMELFHQNHLIVKVPPYHDQQITSAVSVGIYVVTNAGRSHDVQPFTYTPDTSGTLNVNVKKEISSPAQHCSFEEAIKAAKATGCNLEKVNILPSALITPLMPSSMIKSEDVAPMEVSAEKRSPPVFKASSVVGPTQQTLENSMSGISTSASHLPSENENQQQMQQKVYNPETLTTIQTQDISQPGSFSAVSAPGQLQNSDALLQQAAQFQTRDSQTREVLQSDGTVVTLSQLTDASQQQQSTLSEPAQALQQQISSSIFSSASGVSQLQNTIQQLQAGNYPTNTATGSNRNVDLVQQVLEAQQQLSSVLFSGSDNSEDVQDQLNADIFQQVSQIQNSVNPGIFSSSDTAVHSRAENLLPGRAENVHSQPENALSNQQQQQQQQQQQQAMETSAAMVIGIQQNICQAATQMQSDLFSSTTSGNGALQQSPVYQQASHIMSGLSTSEDMQMQCELFSSSPGVSGSETTPTAQQQVSNNGPAMFQASNSADGEEASGQSKQMQSNVFQTMVQMQHSGESQSQVNLFSSTKSMMTVQASGTQQQGGGLFQQGGEIMSIQSGSFMQQSPHSQAQLFHSQNPIGDTQNISQETQGSIFHSPNSIVHNQTSTNSSDQLQPPMFHSQNAMGVLQSSSVPQDQQSANMFLSQSSMSNPATQEEQMSFFTSPNSISPLQTATNTEQQTSFQQQTQISHIQSSMLPQEQPQAQPAQQGLFQPQVSLGSIQSSSIPQNQQGAIFQPQHSIVAIQSSPPSQEQQQQQQQNMMFSNQNAMSTIASQKQNMIFNPNQNPVTNQEQQGQSIFHPQTNMASMNQEQQPMQFQSQTTVSSLQNPGSNQAEAQQPAIFHNSPQIQLVQGSPSSQEQQVTLFISSASMSALQNSMSQQELQQSPMYSSQNSMAGMQGTASPPQQQASLFHNTGGGAINQLQNSPASSQQTSGIFLFGIQNNCGQLLTSGPATLPDELMAISQPGQPQSEGQAAVPALLSQQISETSPLPSAMATNQNIEKIDDLLVSLQNQGNNMAGSF, encoded by the exons atgGGCGGTGCTTGCAGCTCCTTTACCACCTCTTCCAGTCCTACCATATACTCTACCTCAGTCACCGACAGCAAGGCTATGCAAGTGGAGAGCTGCTCCTCAGCCGTGGGGGTAAGTACCAGAGGGGTAAGTGAAAAGCAGTTAACCAGTAACAcagtccagcagcagcagtcgACGCCGAAGAGACACACAGTCCTGTACATCTCGCCACCACCTGAGGACTTGCTGGACAACAGTCGGATGTCCTGCCAGGATGAGGGGTGTGGATTGGAGTCAGAACAGAGCTGCAGTATGTGGATGGAGGATTCACCCTCCAACTTCAGTAACATGAGTACCAGTTCCTACAATGATAACACTGAGGTGCCACGTAAATCACGCAAACGAAATCCAAAGCAGAGGCCAGGGATCAAACGTCGAGATTGTGAAGAGTCCAACATGGATATATTTGATGCCGACAGTGCCAAAGCGCCTCACTATGTCCTTTCTCAGCTCAGCACGGACAGCAAAGGCAACTCAAAAGCAGGAAATGG AGCATCAGAGAACCAGAAAGGAGCTGGAGGGAAGAAGACCCCAATGTTGTGCGGTCAGTATCCGACCAAGAGTGAGGGGAAAGAGCTGAAGATAGTGGTACAGCCGGAAACCCAGCACAGGGCTCGTTACCTGACTGAAGGCAGCCGAGGCTCGGTGAAAGACCGGACACAGCAAGGCTTTCCAACTGTGAAG CTGGAAGGTCACAACGAGCCGGTGGTGCTGCAGGTATTCGTGGGTAATGACTCCGGTCGAGTGAAGCCGCATGGGTTCTACCAGGCCTGCAGGGTTACTGGGAGAAACACCACTCCCTGTAAAGAAGTGGATATAGAGGGAACTACTGTTATTGAGGTCGGACTGGACCCAAGCAACAATATGACACTTGC GGTTGATTGTGTGGGAATACTGAAGCTGAGAAATGCTGATGTTGAAGCTAGGATAGGGATTGCTggctcaaagaaaaaaagcacacgTGCTAGGCTGGTATTCCGTGTTAACATCACGCGCAAAGATGGTTCAACTTTGACTCTTCAGACACCTTCTTCCCCAATTTTGTGCA CTCAACCAGCAGGAGTTCCAGAGATCCTAAAGAAAAGTCTGCACAGTTGTTCAGTGAAGGGTGAAGAGGAAGTTTTTCTGATTGGCAAGAACTTTCTAAAGGGAACAAAAGTGATTTTCCAAGAGAATGTTTCTG ATGAGAATTCTTGGAAGGCAGAAGCTGAAATAGACATGGAATTATTTCATCAG AACCACCTTATTGTGAAGGTGCCACCATATCATGACCAGCAAATAACCTCAGCTGTTTCTGTGGGAATATATGTGGTTACCAATGCTGGAAGATCACATGATGTGCAACCATTTACGTACACTCCAGATACAT CTGGTACTCTGAATGTTAATGTGAAGAAGGAAatctccagcccagcccaacATTGTTCTTTTGAAGAGGCTATAAAAG CAGCGAAGGCCACTGGTTGTAACCTGGAGAAGGTGAACATTCTTCCTAGTGCCTTGATAACTCCACTCATGCCAAGCAGTATGATTAAGAGTGAAGATGTGGCTCCAATGGAAGTAAGTGCAGAAAAAAGATCTCCCCCTGTCTTCAAG GCTTCAAGTGTGGTTGGACCAACTCAACAAACATTGGAAAACAGTATGTCTGGCATATCAACTTCTGCTTCCCATTTaccttctgaaaatgaaaaccagcaacaaaTGCAGCAGAAGGTGTATAATCCAGAGACATTAACTACTATCCAAACGCAGGACATTTCCCAGCCTGGTAGCTTTTCAGCAGTCTCTGCTCCGGGTCAGCTGCAGAACAGTGATGCATTATTGCAGCAAGCTGCACAGTTCCAAACAAGAGATTCCCAAACCAGGGAAGTCTTGCAATCAGATGGCACAGTAGTCACTTTGTCACAATTAACTGATGCATCACAACAACAACAGTCTACACTCTCAGAACCAGCACAGGCATTGCAGCAACAGATTTCATCCAGTATTTTCTCATCAGCAAGTGGCGTGAGTCAGCTGCAGAACACTATACAGCAACTGCAAGCTGGAAATTATCCAACAAACACTGCCACTGGCAGCAACAGAAATGTTGACTTGGTGCAACAGGTATTGGAAGCTCAACAGCAGTTatcttctgttctgttttctggttCAGACAACAGTGAGGATGTTCAAGATCAGCTAAATGCAGATATCTTTCAGCAAGTTAGCCAGATACAAAATAGTGTAAATCCCGGGATATTTTCCTCATCAGACACAGCTGTCCATTCCAGAGCAGAGAACCTTTTGCCTGGACGAGCTGAAAATGTTCACTCACAGCCTGAAAATGCATTGTCCaatcaacagcagcaacaacagcagcagcagcagcagcaggcgaTGGAGACTTCTGCGGCAATGGTGATAGGAATCCAACAAAACATTTGCCAAGCTGCAACGCAAATGCAGTCTGATTTGTTCTCTTCAACAACTTCAGGGAACGGAGCCCTCCAACAGTCACCTGTTTACCAGCAGGCTTCTCACATAATGAGTGGGTTATCCACAAGTGAAGACATGCAAATGCAGTGCGAATTATTCTCTTCATCTCCTGGTGTTTCTGGAAGTGAAACTACTCCtactgctcagcagcaggtcTCCAACAACGGACCTGCTATGTTTCAGGCATCAAATTCTGCGGATGGAGAAGAAGCTTCAGGACAGAGTAAACAGATGCAGAGTAATGTGTTTCAGACGATGGTTCAAATGCAGCATAGTGGGGAAAGTCAATCTCAAGTTAATCTCTTTTCATCTACCAAAAGCATGATGACTGTTCAGGCAAGTGGAACTCAACAACAAGGAGGTGGTCTGTTCCAGCAAGGCGGAGAAATCATGTCGATTCAGTCGGGAAGCTTTATGCAGCAGTCTCCGCATTCACAAGCTCAGCTTTTTCACTCTCAGAATCCTATTGGCGATACTCAGAATATATCACAGGAAACACAAGGCTCTATTTTTCACAGTCCAAATTCCATTGTCCACAACCAGACTAGTACTAACTCCTCAGACCAACTGCAGCCTCCAATGTTCCACTCACAGAACGCCATGGGTGTATTACAGAGCTCGTCAGTTCCTCAAGACCAGCAGTCTGCCAACATGTTCCTTTCCCAAAGTTCAATGAGCAACCCTGCAACTCAGGAAGAACAGATGTCCTTCTTTACAAGCCCAAATTCCATTTCTCCTCTTCAGACAGCAACAAACACTGAACAGCAGActtctttccagcagcagaCACAGATATCTCATATCCAGAGTTCTATGCTTCCCCAAGAACAGCCCCAGGCTCAGCCTGCTCAGCAAGGTTTGTTTCAGCCTCAAGTGTCATTAGGCTCCATCCAGTCCAGTTCAATTCCTCAGAACCAACAAGGAGCTATCTTCCAGCCTCAGCATTCAATAGTTGCTATTCAGAGTAGTCCTCCGTctcaagaacagcagcagcaacaacagcagaACATGATGTTCAGTAATCAAAATGCCATGAGTACAATTGCTTCTCAAAAGCAGAACATGATTTTCAATCCGAATCAAAACCCAGTTACCAATCAGGAGCAACAAGGCCAGTCCATTTTTCATCCACAGACTAACATGGCATCAATGaaccaggagcagcagcccatGCAGTTCCAGAGTCAGACTACAGTGTCTTCTCTTCAGAATCCTGGATCCAACCAGGCGgaagcacagcagccagccatCTTCCATAACTCACCCCAGATTCAGTTGGTCCAAGGATCGCCAAGTTCTCAAGAGCAACAAGTCACCCTCTTCATCTCTTCAGCTTCCATGTCTGCCTTGCAGAACAGTATGAGccagcaagagctgcagcagtctCCTATGTACTCTTCTCAAAACAGCATGGCAGGAATGCAAGGAACTGCTTCTCCTCCACAGCAACAAGCTTCTTTGTTTCACAACACAGGAGGAGGTGCTATCAACCAGCTGCAGAATTCTCCTGCTTCATCTCAGCAAACATCGGGAATATTCCTTTTTGGCATTCAAAACA ACTGTGGCCAGCTGCTAACTTCTGGACCAGCTACGTTGCCGGATGAGTTGATGGCTATAAGTCAGCCAGGTCAGCCACAGAGCGAAGGacaagcagcagtgccagcgCTTCTCTCCCAGCAGATATCGGAGACTTCTCCGCTACCTTCGGCTATGGCAACCAATCAGAATATTGAGAAAATAGATGATCTGCTTGTGTCATTGCAAAATCAGGGGAACAATATGGCTGGCTCATTTTAA